One window of Anaerolineae bacterium genomic DNA carries:
- a CDS encoding HEPN domain-containing protein, with the protein MERAADWMDQAQGDLAHAKSDAERGFYDWACFSAQQAAEKAVKAVFQKMGAEAWGHSVADLLEELAKSSPVPEELKDIALELDKAYIPTRYPNAHPSGSPRRRYTRTEAERMTAYAEKIVRFCEGLLSALQP; encoded by the coding sequence GTGGAGCGAGCTGCTGATTGGATGGATCAGGCCCAGGGTGATCTGGCACATGCCAAGAGCGATGCGGAGCGTGGATTTTACGATTGGGCTTGCTTTTCCGCTCAACAAGCGGCTGAAAAGGCGGTCAAAGCAGTCTTCCAGAAAATGGGTGCCGAAGCATGGGGACACTCGGTTGCCGATCTTTTGGAGGAGCTGGCCAAGTCAAGCCCGGTGCCTGAGGAACTCAAGGACATCGCGTTAGAGTTGGATAAGGCGTATATCCCCACGCGCTATCCAAACGCTCACCCTTCTGGCTCGCCGCGACGCCGCTATACTCGTACGGAGGCCGAACGGATGACGGCCTATGCCGAGAAAATCGTCCGGTTTTGTGAAGGTCTTTTATCCGCCCTTCAGCCGTGA
- a CDS encoding nucleotidyltransferase domain-containing protein, with product MKVFYPPFSREELITLLRQRVSMLQEKLPLKRVVLFGSYAQGRQTIASDVDLLVIYAGEPREDAYALVKRTLGIRLLEPHVYAEREYEQAKETLEWMVKGGILIE from the coding sequence GTGAAGGTCTTTTATCCGCCCTTCAGCCGTGAAGAATTGATCACCCTGCTGCGTCAGCGAGTGAGCATGTTGCAAGAGAAGCTGCCGTTGAAGCGAGTGGTGCTCTTCGGCTCTTATGCTCAGGGCAGACAGACTATCGCTAGCGATGTAGATTTGTTGGTCATCTATGCCGGAGAGCCTCGAGAGGATGCTTACGCCCTGGTAAAGCGGACGCTAGGCATTCGCCTCCTTGAGCCACACGTGTACGCGGAGAGAGAGTACGAGCAAGCGAAGGAAACGTTGGAATGGATGGTCAAAGGCGGCATCCTCATAGAGTAG
- a CDS encoding Gfo/Idh/MocA family oxidoreductase, which produces MKHRGEEEAAVSDEIRFGVIGCGVIGTVHAEVLQAVRGARLVAVADAVPEVAQRVAERYGVAWYQDYREMLARPDIDAVTIGTPSGMHAEQAIEAARAGKHILTEKPMAIHLADADRMIAAAREAGVRLGVIFQNRFHRDVMRLYLAMRRGIFGRPVLGNALVRWWRTQEYFHIARWRGTWALDGGGALMNQSIHYVDLLQWCMGPVEQVFAYTNTLAHEIETEDVATAVLRFRSGALGIVEGTTAANPGFSARLDIHGDRGGASIEDNRLVECKVAEGDGMPSEDDPELAGTYVPEPGAPWWKAHLPIFQASVNAILEGKPMPVSGEEGRKSVEIILAIYQSARTGQPVSLPLQANGG; this is translated from the coding sequence ATGAAACACAGGGGGGAGGAGGAAGCCGCCGTGAGTGACGAGATCCGCTTTGGGGTGATCGGTTGCGGCGTGATCGGCACCGTGCACGCTGAGGTGTTGCAAGCGGTGCGAGGGGCACGGCTGGTGGCTGTGGCTGACGCTGTGCCGGAGGTGGCGCAGAGGGTGGCTGAGCGCTATGGCGTGGCCTGGTATCAGGATTACCGGGAGATGTTGGCGCGGCCTGATATCGACGCGGTGACCATCGGCACGCCTAGCGGGATGCACGCCGAACAGGCGATCGAGGCGGCCCGTGCGGGTAAGCATATCCTGACTGAGAAGCCGATGGCCATCCACCTAGCCGATGCCGACCGCATGATCGCTGCGGCCCGAGAGGCGGGCGTGCGTTTGGGCGTCATCTTTCAGAACCGTTTTCACCGTGACGTGATGCGACTGTATCTGGCCATGCGGCGAGGGATCTTCGGCCGACCAGTGCTGGGCAACGCGCTGGTGCGCTGGTGGCGGACGCAGGAATATTTTCATATCGCCCGTTGGCGCGGCACCTGGGCGCTGGATGGCGGCGGCGCGCTGATGAACCAATCCATCCACTATGTGGACTTGCTTCAATGGTGCATGGGGCCGGTGGAGCAGGTCTTCGCCTATACCAACACGCTGGCCCATGAGATCGAAACAGAAGACGTGGCCACGGCCGTCTTGCGGTTTCGCAGCGGGGCGTTGGGGATCGTTGAAGGGACAACCGCAGCTAATCCTGGCTTTTCAGCCCGCTTGGACATCCATGGTGATCGGGGCGGCGCTTCCATCGAGGACAATCGGCTGGTGGAGTGCAAAGTGGCCGAGGGCGACGGGATGCCCTCCGAGGACGATCCAGAACTGGCCGGCACCTATGTGCCGGAGCCGGGCGCGCCCTGGTGGAAAGCCCATCTTCCCATTTTTCAGGCGTCGGTCAACGCGATCTTGGAAGGCAAGCCCATGCCCGTCTCAGGCGAAGAGGGGCGTAAATCGGTGGAGATCATCCTGGCGATCTACCAATCGGCACGCACCGGCCAGCCAGTGTCCCTTCCTCTGCAAGCCAATGGCGGCTAA
- the rimI gene encoding ribosomal protein S18-alanine N-acetyltransferase has protein sequence MNEVENSGVLPVVVTPLRLEDLDELMSLEQASFALPWPRSVYRYELTQNPNGYYLAVRPVARFTTLPALLAYGGLWLLEEEAHICTLATHPSFRRHGLGEWLLLHLLDLSRSVGAERATLEVRASNLTAQRLYRRTGFEQTGVRRRYYSDNNEDALIMATPSLRAPAMQRLLAQRRAIVSARLRAWGRELMREHPSEAQAREV, from the coding sequence ATGAACGAGGTTGAGAACTCCGGCGTGTTACCTGTGGTGGTGACCCCTCTGCGCCTGGAAGATCTGGACGAGCTCATGTCATTGGAACAGGCCAGCTTCGCCCTTCCGTGGCCGCGTAGCGTCTACCGCTACGAGCTCACCCAGAATCCCAACGGGTATTACCTAGCCGTGCGCCCCGTAGCACGCTTCACGACTTTGCCCGCATTATTGGCCTACGGAGGGCTTTGGCTCTTAGAAGAGGAGGCGCACATCTGCACCCTTGCCACCCACCCCTCCTTCCGACGGCACGGCCTGGGCGAGTGGCTTCTGCTGCATCTGCTCGATCTAAGCCGATCAGTAGGGGCGGAGCGGGCGACGCTCGAGGTGCGCGCAAGCAATCTGACAGCCCAGCGACTGTATCGTCGCACCGGTTTCGAACAGACAGGGGTACGTCGGCGCTACTACAGCGATAACAACGAGGACGCTCTGATCATGGCGACGCCTTCGCTGAGGGCGCCGGCGATGCAGCGGCTGCTAGCGCAACGGCGCGCGATCGTATCAGCGCGGCTACGCGCGTGGGGGCGTGAGCTGATGCGCGAACACCCATCTGAAGCACAGGCGAGGGAGGTTTGA
- the tsaB gene encoding tRNA (adenosine(37)-N6)-threonylcarbamoyltransferase complex dimerization subunit type 1 TsaB — MPVHSSWGFWRDRMLLALDTATDLASIALYDGWRVVAEHSWHSARRHTVELAPHVSALLAQAGVYPSQLLAVAVSLGPGSFTGLRVALSLAKGLTLATGAALIGVPTLDVVAYPHQWQPRPVCAVVQAGRGRLCWALYRHTANGWETVTGYRLSPVDAVAAAADEPTLFSGELLAQNADRLSHLLGERFLLAPPAMRLRRAGMLAEIAWARWQAGKIDDPATLSPIYLHEPSGESA, encoded by the coding sequence GTGCCGGTACACAGCTCATGGGGATTCTGGCGAGACCGCATGCTGCTTGCTCTCGACACGGCTACCGATTTGGCCAGCATCGCGCTCTACGACGGGTGGCGCGTGGTGGCCGAGCATAGCTGGCATTCAGCCCGGCGGCATACCGTTGAGCTGGCTCCTCATGTGAGCGCCTTGCTCGCTCAAGCGGGGGTGTATCCATCTCAGCTCCTCGCGGTGGCCGTGTCGCTGGGCCCCGGCTCGTTCACCGGGTTACGCGTGGCGCTAAGCCTGGCCAAAGGGCTAACACTGGCCACTGGGGCAGCGCTCATCGGGGTGCCCACCCTTGACGTGGTCGCCTATCCCCACCAATGGCAGCCGCGCCCGGTGTGTGCAGTGGTACAGGCCGGCCGCGGCCGCCTGTGCTGGGCGCTCTATCGCCATACCGCCAACGGCTGGGAAACGGTCACCGGCTACCGGCTGAGCCCAGTAGACGCCGTGGCTGCCGCAGCGGATGAGCCGACCCTGTTCAGTGGTGAGCTGTTAGCCCAGAACGCCGATCGCCTGAGCCATCTCCTGGGTGAGCGATTTCTGCTGGCGCCGCCGGCGATGCGCTTGCGCCGCGCGGGGATGCTCGCGGAGATCGCCTGGGCGCGTTGGCAGGCGGGGAAGATAGACGATCCGGCGACCCTCAGCCCGATCTATCTGCATGAACCGTCGGGGGAAAGCGCATGA
- the tsaE gene encoding tRNA (adenosine(37)-N6)-threonylcarbamoyltransferase complex ATPase subunit type 1 TsaE — protein MSISASGQASPPEEERWVCHSRAPEETAALGTALAVWVQAGDVIALFGDLGAGKTTLVQGLARGLGITQPVTSPTFILINEYRSTPPLYHVDCYRLTDAPVEAWEIGLEELLSNDGVCVIEWADRLASTPGKRGLLPAERLDVTLAWAGPSEREIEIVGRGARYAALVRALRQAKASTCA, from the coding sequence GTGAGCATCTCTGCATCTGGTCAAGCTTCTCCGCCTGAAGAGGAACGGTGGGTCTGCCATAGTCGCGCGCCCGAGGAGACGGCCGCGCTGGGGACTGCGCTGGCGGTATGGGTGCAGGCAGGGGATGTCATCGCCCTCTTCGGCGATCTGGGCGCGGGGAAGACCACGTTGGTACAGGGCCTGGCGCGCGGGCTGGGGATCACCCAACCGGTCACCAGCCCGACTTTTATTCTGATCAACGAATACCGCTCTACACCGCCGCTCTATCATGTGGACTGTTACCGCCTGACTGATGCTCCCGTTGAAGCGTGGGAGATCGGGCTGGAAGAGCTGTTATCCAATGACGGGGTTTGTGTGATCGAATGGGCCGATCGCTTGGCCTCAACGCCTGGTAAGCGGGGACTGTTGCCGGCCGAGCGGTTGGATGTGACCTTGGCTTGGGCCGGTCCATCGGAGCGCGAGATCGAGATCGTGGGGCGCGGCGCTCGTTATGCAGCGTTGGTCCGCGCGCTGCGGCAGGCAAAAGCCTCTACATGCGCTTGA